A single Lactuca sativa cultivar Salinas chromosome 8, Lsat_Salinas_v11, whole genome shotgun sequence DNA region contains:
- the LOC111903383 gene encoding protein RESPONSE TO LOW SULFUR 3, with protein sequence MAQVQNHGHATSAEMVVDHDQEEVLRRRNEELERELKRSMEREEKMKMELQKIWERLRVAEDAEERLCSQLGELEAEAMDQARDYRERIITLMEQLSAAQKLIQSASLHVPSSSMAL encoded by the coding sequence ATGGCGCAAGTGCAAAACCACGGCCATGCCACGTCGGCGGAGATGGTGGTAGATCATGATCAGGAGGAGGTGTTGAGAAGGAGGAACGAGGAACTGGAGAGAGAATTGAAGAGGAGCATGGAAAGAGAGGAGAAGATGAAGATGGAGTTGCAGAAGATCTGGGAGAGGCTGCGGGTGGCGGAGGATGCAGAGGAGCGCCTTTGCTCGCAGCTTGGTGAGCTTGAAGCGGAGGCCATGGATCAGGCACGTGATTACAGAGAGCGTATTATAACATTGATGGAACAGCTGTCGGCAGCTCAAAAGCTTATACAATCGGCTTCACTTCACGTACCTTCATCATCAATGGCTTTGTAA
- the LOC111903384 gene encoding protein RESPONSE TO LOW SULFUR 3, giving the protein MAPSMADPSVKDNRPPKMAAQEELLRRRNEELERELKRSLEREEKMKMELQKTWARLRVAEEAEEHLCSQLGELEAEAMDQACAYRERLTTLMEQLSAAQKLIESASVHIPSMDL; this is encoded by the coding sequence ATGGCCCCTAGCATGGCGGATCCGTCGGTGAAAGACAACAGACCGCCGAAAATGGCGGCCCAGGAGGAGTTGTTGAGGAGGAGGAACGAGGAATTGGAAAGAGAGCTGAAGAGGAGCCTGGAAAGAGAGGAGAAGATGAAAATGGAGTTGCAGAAGACGTGGGCGAGGCTGCGCGTGGCGGAGGAAGCGGAGGAACATCTTTGTTCGCAGCTAGGAGAGCTTGAAGCCGAGGCCATGGATCAAGCGTGTGCGTACAGAGAGCGCCTGACGACGTTAATGGAACAGCTTTCGGCTGCTCAGAAGCTCATCGAATCGGCATCCGTTCATATACCATCAATGGATTTGTAA
- the LOC111903420 gene encoding chloroplastic import inner membrane translocase subunit HP30-2, whose translation MGEEKKGFLVMGDQNPLKHVETKYNECETLFKTWLAKQSLPVDAAIVTVTSALQGAAIGGLMGLTNDVSSSFSPPPPSTSLNLQTKASFRQSQAVAGGPLAQARNFAVMSGVSAGISCVLRRLRGKEDVQSSLAAGFGSGVMFSLVSGMGGPNQASNAIASGVFFALVQGGVFKCSARCKDSTWTKTPHS comes from the exons ATGGGGGAAGAAAAGAAGGGGTTTTTAGTGATGGGTGACCAGAACCCACTCAAACACGTAGAGACCAAATACAATGAATGTGAGACCCTCTTCAAGACTTGGCTTGCTAAACAATCTTTACCCGTCGACGCTGCCATTGTCACCGTCACCAGCGCCCTCCAAGGTGCGGCGATCGGTGGGTTAATGGGTCTTACTAACGATGTCTCCTCCTCTTTTTCTCCTCCGCCACCAAGCACCTCCCTTAATCTACAGACTAAAGCTTCCTTCCGGCAATCCCAG GCTGTTGCAGGAGGGCCATTGGCACAGGCTCGTAATTTTGCTGTTATGTCGGGTGTTAGTGCAGGCATATCGTGTGTCTTAAGAAGATTAAGAGGCAAGGAGGATGTCCAGTCAAG TTTGGCGGCAGGTTTTGGTTCTGGTGTCATGTTCTCATTGGTTAGTGGTATGGGGGGTCCTAATCAGGCTTCAAATGCAATAGCTTCTGGTGTTTTCTTTGCACTTGTGCAGGGTGGAGTCTTTAAG TGCTCTGCAAGATGCAAGGATTCCACCTGGACCAAGACTCCTCATTCTTGA